One genomic region from Clarias gariepinus isolate MV-2021 ecotype Netherlands chromosome 22, CGAR_prim_01v2, whole genome shotgun sequence encodes:
- the slc25a55b gene encoding solute carrier family 25 member 55b, with product MAQQPVSLPAKLINGGVAGMVGVTCVFPIDLAKTRLQNQRSSQKVYRNMLDCLIKTVRSEGYFGMYRGAAVNLTLVTPEKAIKLAANDFFRHQFSKGDSRLSVFKEMLAGCGAGVCQVIITTPMEMLKIQLQDAGRLVAQRNLAVIPALKLGGGGTVINSAYGLGPTTHLRRVSALQITQELLRTHGVQGLYKGLGATLIRDIPFSVIYFPLFAHLNQLGKPSEAENAPFYWNFASGCGAGCVAAVAVSPCDVVKTRLQSLSKGTHEETYGGVMDCVSKIIRKEGPAALMKGAGCRALVIAPLFGIAQVVYFIGVGEFVLGQFPNFRI from the exons ATGGCTCAGCAACCAGTcag ccTTCCTGCAAAACTCATCAATGGAGGTGTAGCAGGGATGGTGGGAGTCACGTGTGTGTTCCCCATCGATTTGGCCAAAACACGACTTCAGAATCAACGCAGCAGCCAGAAAGTGTACAGAAACAT GTTGGACTGTCTGATCAAGACGGTTCGGTCTGAAGGCTATTTCGGCATGTACAGAG GAGCAGCAGTCAATTTGACCCTGGTGACCCCCGAGAAGGCCATTAAACTAGCCGCTAATGATTTTTTCCGTCATCAATTCAGCAAAGGAGA CTCCAGATTAAGTGTATTTAAAGAGATGCTGGCAGGATGTGGAGCAGGAGTCTGTCAGGTGATCATAACCACACCCATGGAGATGCTTAAAATTCAACTTCAGGATGCAGGAAGGCTTG TGGCTCAAAGGAACTTAGCTGTGATCCCGGCTCTGAAGCTCGGAGGAGGGGGCACGGTCATAAACTCCGCCTACGGCCTCGGACCAACCACACACCTTAGAAGAGTCTCGGCCCTACAGATCACACAGGAGTTACTGCGCACTCACGGTGTTCAGGGACTTTACAAAGGTCTCGGAGCCACGTTAATAAG AGATATTCCATTTTCTGTCATCTACTTCCCCCTGTTTGCTCACCTGAACCAGTTGGGAAAGCCATCGGAGGCTGAAAATGCGCCATTTTATTGGAACTTTGCTTCAGGCTGTGGTGCTGGCTGTGTAGCAGCTGTAGCAGTCAGTCCCTGTGATG TGGTGAAGACAAGGCTGCAGTCGCTCAGTAAAGGCACACACGAGGAGACCTACGGCGGGGTGATGGACTGTGTCAG taAGATCATTCGTAAAGAAGGTCCCGCTGCTCTGATGAAGGGCGCCGGCTGCAGAGCGCTCGTCATTGCTCCGTTATTCGGGATCGCACAAGTCGTTTATTTCATCGGTGTTGGGGAATTCGTCCTGGGACAGTTTCCCAACTTCAGGATCTAA
- the zgc:101663 gene encoding alpha-1,3-mannosyl-glycoprotein 4-beta-N-acetylglucosaminyltransferase C: MRCHVKTLVQTLVCLLILTCLYVSMRRTQGTDQETEQERKPVDAAWLIGNYSSEKCSEEPQENIPCLKASVRVLAGDVQPQQRYLTVGLSSVKRNKENYLLKTLQSIFSQSSEDELSEMVVVVLLADFDLTWVHQTLTSIIKLFSKHLIQGQLLVIHADEANYPPLTGLKRNFNDPPDRVTFRSKQNVDYAFLVDFSAKLSKYYLMLEDDVSCSKGFLTSIQGHIRSKGTSPWVTLEFSKLGYIGKLYYSKDLPRLAHFLYLFYQEMPCDFLLSHFRTLLMQDKVIRFRPSLFQHMGTFSSFQGKHNKLKDDDFQDNPADNPPATVYSDIEVFQNHNPVEAYSQGASYFWGKTPINAGNFFLVVFEQPVVLSHIVIETGNDGKDILQAGEVEVGESVVRTSSGAECTERHNLGVLNMGSFELQNIEQTLNRPVLCLKIRVTESQTNWVIIRKIQVWLKKEGQSG, from the exons ATGCGATGTCACGTGAAGACGCTTGTACAAACTCTCGTCTGTCTGCTCATCCTTACCTGCTTGTATGTCTCCATGAGGAGGACGCAAGGGACAGATCAAGAGACGGAGCAAGAGAGAAAACCAGTG GATGCTGCCTGGCTTATCGGGAACTACAGCAGCGAAAAATGCTCTGAAGAGCCTCAGGAGAACATTCCGTGCCTCAAAGCTTCGGTTCGAGTGTTAGCAGGAGATGTTCAGCCTCAGCAAA GGTACCTCACCGTGGGTCTTTCTTCTGTGAAGAGGAACAAGGAGAACTATCTTCTAAAAACCCTGCAATCCATCTTCAGTCAGTCATCAGAGGACGAGCTTTCTGAAATGGTGGTCGTGGTTCTTCTGGCTGACTTTGACCTAACCTGGGTTCACCAAACTCTAACCAGCATCATCAAGCTTTTTTCCAAACATCTGATCCAGGGTCAACTCCTGGTAATTCACGCCGACGAGGCGAACTACCCTCCACTGACGGGCCTGAAAAGGAACTTCAACGATCCTCCGGATCGCGTGACCTTCCGCTCCAAGCAGAATGTAGACTATGCCTTCTTGGTGGACTTCAGTGCCAAGCTTTCTAAGTACTACCTCATGCTGGAGGATGACGTGAGCTGCTCTAAAGGATTCTTGACCAGCATTCAAGGTCACATTAGATCAAAAGGAACTTCTCCGTGGGTGACGCTCGAGTTCTCCAAACTGGGATATATTGGGAAACTGTACTACTCGAAAGACCTCCCTCGTCTGGCTCACTTCCTCTATTTGTTTTACCAGGAAATGCCTTGTGACTTTCTTCTTTCACACTTTCGCACTTTGCTCATGCAGGACAAAGTCATCCGCTTTCGACCGTCCCTCTTCCAGCACATGGGGACGTTTTCATCGTTTCAGGGAAAGCATAATAAGCTGAAAGATGATGACTTCCAAGACAATCCGGCAGATAACCCTCCAGCCACTGTCTACAGTGATATTGAAGTTTTTCAAAACCACAATCCAGTCGAAGCCTACAGTCAAGGGGCGAGCTATTTCTGGGGCAAAACCCCAATAAACGCAGGGAACTTCTTTCTCGTGGTTTTCGAGCAGCCAGTCGTCCTTTCACATATCGTGATTGAGACGGGGAACGATGGGAAGGACATTCTTCAGGCTGGAGAAGTCGAGGTCGGGGAATCTGTGGTGCGAACCTCGAGTGGAGCGGAGTGCACAGAGCGTCACAATTTAGGAGTCCTAAACATGGGATCTTTTGAGCTTCAAAACATCGAGCAGACTCTGAACAGGCCGgtgttgtgtttaaaaatcCGAGTGACTGAAAGTCAGACAAATTGGGTGATCATTAGGAAAATCCAGGTTTGGTTAAAGAAGGAAGGACAATCGGGATAA